A single genomic interval of Chryseobacterium paludis harbors:
- a CDS encoding glycoside hydrolase family 43 protein, whose amino-acid sequence MKKAKYLFPKDYMADPSVHVFEGKLYIYPSHDWESGMEENDNGDHFDMNDYHVFSLDDVENGEIKDHGVVLSVKDIPWSGRQLWDCDVAYKKGKYYMYFPLKDKNDIFRIGVAVSDKPYGPFVPEKHPMMGSYSIDPCVFEEDGKHYMYFGGIWGGQLQRYRNNKALESAILPNDDEQAISSKIAILREDMLEFGEEPKDVLILDENGNPLLHGDKHRFFEASWMHKYNNKYYFSYSTGDTHLICYATGNNPYGPFTFQGEILTPVVGWTTHHSIVEYNGKWYLFFHDCVPSEGKTWLRSMKVIELEYDSDGKIKTIEGLDN is encoded by the coding sequence CCCGTCACATGACTGGGAAAGTGGAATGGAAGAGAATGATAACGGAGATCATTTTGATATGAATGATTATCATGTTTTTTCTTTAGACGATGTGGAAAATGGTGAAATCAAAGATCATGGTGTTGTGCTTTCCGTGAAAGATATTCCCTGGTCGGGAAGGCAGTTATGGGATTGCGATGTAGCGTATAAAAAAGGAAAGTACTATATGTATTTTCCTTTAAAAGATAAAAACGATATCTTCAGAATAGGTGTTGCAGTAAGTGATAAGCCCTACGGACCATTTGTTCCGGAGAAACATCCGATGATGGGAAGTTATAGCATCGACCCCTGTGTTTTTGAAGAGGATGGAAAACATTATATGTATTTCGGCGGAATCTGGGGTGGACAATTACAACGTTACAGAAATAACAAAGCCCTTGAATCTGCTATTCTTCCCAATGATGATGAACAGGCAATTTCTTCAAAGATTGCTATTTTAAGAGAGGATATGCTGGAATTCGGAGAAGAGCCGAAAGATGTTCTTATTCTTGACGAAAACGGAAATCCTTTACTCCATGGCGACAAGCATCGTTTTTTTGAAGCTTCCTGGATGCATAAATACAATAACAAGTATTATTTTTCTTATTCTACCGGTGATACACATCTAATATGTTATGCAACAGGAAACAATCCCTATGGTCCATTTACTTTTCAGGGAGAAATTCTGACACCTGTTGTTGGATGGACGACCCATCACAGTATTGTAGAATATAACGGGAAATGGTATCTTTTCTTCCATGATTGTGTTCCGAGCGAGGGAAAAACATGGCTTAGAAGCATGAAAGTCATTGAACTCGAATACGACAGTGATGGTAAAATTAAAACCATTGAAGGACTTGATAATTAA
- a CDS encoding alpha-glucuronidase yields the protein MRYFRLYIILFLMIPLTVLAEDGSLLWLRFPAKNGVSADKIISKGNNPTLEIAKKELMNHWQGQEIELRTEKSLKNLKGGYTIKSIQNKLVISAEKEIGLLYGVYHILRLQQTKSALTNLNITEKPSYDVRILNHWDNLDGTIERGYAGHSLWKWEDLPHSVSPRYEEYARANASIGINATVLNNVNASPNMLRKDYLGKVKVLADLFRPYGIKVYLSVNFSSPKVLGGLQNSDPLNKDVQEWWKDKASEIYKLIPDLGGFLVKANSEGQPGPQDYGRTHADGANMMADVLKPYGGIVMWRAFVYSPSKEDRARQAYLEFVPLDGKFRDNVIIQIKNGPVDFQPREAFNPLFGALRKTPEMVEFQITQEYLGQSNHLVYLAPLFKETLDSDTYSDGTGSTIAKITDGTLRPAKISAISAVSNIGEDKNWTGHHFAQSNWYAFGRLAWNRDLTSEQIADEWIKMTFTDNDKFVNPVKEMMLTSRETAVDYMMPLGLHHIFASGHHYGPEPWGDYKSGRPDWSPVYYHQANEMGIGFDRTKSGSNAVSDYFPPLNEIYGNIKTCPENLILWFHHVPWEYEMKDGKTLWEELSYKYDTGVKNVRGYQKVWDKIQPYIDEERFTEVQSKLKIQAKDAEWWKDACLLYFQTYSKMPIPYDIERPVHELEDLKKIKLNMGHHN from the coding sequence ATGCGTTATTTCCGATTATACATCATATTGTTTTTAATGATTCCTTTAACGGTTTTGGCCGAGGATGGAAGTCTGCTTTGGCTTCGGTTTCCTGCAAAAAATGGAGTTTCAGCAGATAAAATTATTTCTAAAGGAAACAATCCAACTTTAGAGATTGCCAAAAAAGAATTAATGAATCATTGGCAGGGTCAGGAAATTGAACTTCGCACGGAAAAATCATTAAAAAATTTAAAAGGTGGTTATACGATAAAATCGATTCAGAACAAACTGGTTATTTCTGCCGAAAAAGAAATCGGATTGCTCTATGGGGTCTATCATATTTTACGTTTGCAGCAAACAAAGTCAGCTTTAACAAATCTTAATATTACAGAAAAACCTTCGTATGATGTGAGAATTCTCAATCATTGGGATAATCTGGATGGAACAATTGAGCGTGGTTATGCCGGACATTCTCTTTGGAAATGGGAAGATTTACCGCATTCAGTTTCTCCCAGATACGAAGAATATGCAAGAGCTAACGCTTCGATTGGAATTAATGCAACTGTTCTTAATAATGTGAATGCATCTCCAAATATGCTACGTAAAGATTATCTTGGAAAAGTTAAAGTTCTGGCAGACCTTTTCAGACCTTACGGAATCAAAGTCTATCTTTCAGTCAATTTTTCATCGCCAAAAGTTTTGGGTGGATTACAGAATTCGGATCCTTTGAACAAAGATGTTCAGGAATGGTGGAAAGATAAGGCTTCTGAAATATATAAATTAATTCCAGATTTAGGCGGGTTTTTGGTGAAAGCGAATTCCGAGGGACAACCCGGTCCACAGGATTATGGAAGAACCCATGCTGACGGAGCGAATATGATGGCAGATGTTTTGAAACCCTACGGTGGAATCGTCATGTGGAGGGCTTTTGTGTACAGTCCAAGTAAAGAAGACCGTGCAAGACAGGCTTATCTGGAATTTGTTCCTCTTGATGGAAAATTCAGAGATAATGTTATTATTCAGATCAAAAACGGACCTGTTGATTTTCAACCCCGGGAAGCATTTAATCCACTTTTTGGAGCTTTGAGAAAAACTCCTGAAATGGTTGAATTTCAAATTACTCAGGAATATTTAGGGCAGTCCAACCATCTGGTTTATCTCGCGCCCTTATTCAAGGAAACTTTAGACAGTGATACCTATTCTGACGGAACTGGTTCTACGATTGCTAAAATTACGGATGGCACTTTAAGACCTGCAAAAATTTCGGCGATCTCGGCAGTTTCTAACATTGGGGAAGATAAAAACTGGACGGGACATCATTTTGCACAGTCCAATTGGTATGCATTCGGACGTTTGGCATGGAACCGGGATCTGACCTCTGAACAGATTGCTGATGAATGGATCAAAATGACATTTACGGATAATGATAAATTCGTTAATCCTGTAAAAGAAATGATGCTCACTTCAAGGGAAACAGCAGTGGATTATATGATGCCTCTTGGCTTGCACCATATTTTTGCATCAGGACATCATTATGGCCCTGAACCTTGGGGAGATTATAAAAGTGGAAGACCTGACTGGTCGCCGGTATATTATCATCAGGCAAATGAGATGGGAATCGGTTTCGACAGAACAAAATCCGGAAGCAATGCAGTTTCTGATTATTTTCCTCCATTAAATGAAATCTATGGAAATATCAAAACCTGCCCAGAAAACTTGATTCTATGGTTTCATCATGTTCCCTGGGAGTATGAGATGAAGGATGGGAAAACTTTGTGGGAAGAATTATCATACAAATATGATACAGGGGTTAAAAATGTACGGGGGTATCAAAAAGTCTGGGATAAAATTCAGCCTTATATTGATGAAGAACGATTTACAGAAGTTCAGTCTAAATTGAAAATTCAGGCAAAAGACGCTGAGTGGTGGAAAGACGCTTGTCTGTTGTATTTTCAGACCTATTCAAAGATGCCGATTCCTTATGACATCGAACGACCGGTTCACGAACTGGAAGATTTGAAGAAGATTAAACTGAATATGGGACATCATAATTAA
- a CDS encoding AraC family transcriptional regulator, translating into MKHHSPAFEAVNPNIGSSFTSLKFQRNENIKSHVWHYHPEVELILVKGGSGKRQIGSNISYFTDGDLVLIGSNLPHCGLTNENTNNDYEMVIQFKPDFLGEKIWENPEMAKIHAMLEKSRSGMVFGDDVKKAMRKKISQMHQSESLEKLLKFFEILHELSATDNYRILNAGKYYLQTQVEDNERINHIFNYVKDHFKEQITLKEIADLANMKVPSFCRYFKKITNKTFTQFVNEYRITHSLKLLAEKPLSITDVCFESGFNNFSYFNKTFKEYIKKSPSQYRKEFNYVMQ; encoded by the coding sequence ATGAAACACCACAGTCCCGCATTTGAAGCTGTCAATCCTAATATAGGAAGCAGTTTTACGAGCCTTAAGTTTCAGAGAAATGAGAATATCAAATCTCACGTTTGGCATTATCATCCTGAGGTTGAATTGATCCTGGTAAAAGGGGGATCCGGCAAAAGGCAGATAGGAAGTAATATCTCATACTTTACTGATGGTGATTTGGTGCTGATTGGCAGTAATTTGCCACATTGTGGTTTAACCAATGAAAATACCAATAACGATTACGAAATGGTGATTCAGTTTAAGCCTGATTTTCTGGGTGAAAAGATTTGGGAAAATCCTGAAATGGCAAAAATTCACGCAATGCTCGAAAAATCAAGAAGTGGAATGGTCTTCGGCGACGATGTCAAAAAAGCAATGAGAAAAAAAATTTCGCAGATGCATCAGTCAGAATCTTTAGAAAAGCTGTTGAAATTTTTTGAAATTCTACACGAGCTTTCTGCCACGGATAATTACAGAATTCTTAATGCAGGAAAATATTACCTGCAAACTCAGGTTGAGGATAATGAAAGGATCAATCATATCTTCAATTATGTGAAAGATCATTTTAAAGAGCAGATAACTTTGAAAGAAATTGCAGATTTGGCGAATATGAAAGTGCCTTCTTTCTGCCGTTATTTCAAGAAAATCACCAACAAAACCTTTACCCAATTTGTAAATGAATACCGGATTACACATTCTCTGAAACTGCTCGCTGAAAAACCATTAAGCATAACAGACGTTTGTTTTGAAAGCGGTTTTAATAATTTCAGCTATTTTAACAAAACTTTTAAGGAATATATAAAGAAAAGTCCTTCTCAATATCGTAAAGAGTTTAATTATGTCATGCAATGA
- the fsa gene encoding fructose-6-phosphate aldolase, producing MKFFIDTANLSMIEEAHALGVLDGVTTNPSLMAKEGISGKEDILNHYLKICDIVDGDVSAEVIGITYDEMVKEGEELAALHPQIVVKVPIIKDGIKAIKYFSQKGIRTNCTLIFSSGQALLAAKAGATYVSPFLGRLDDVSTDGLNLIEEIRTIYDNYGFETQILAASVRHSMHIINCAKIGADVVTCPLPPILSLLKHPLTDSGLDQFIKDSKKMK from the coding sequence ATGAAATTTTTTATAGACACTGCCAATCTTTCTATGATTGAAGAAGCCCATGCTTTGGGTGTTTTAGACGGCGTTACAACCAATCCTTCTTTAATGGCTAAAGAAGGGATTTCCGGAAAAGAAGATATTCTTAACCATTATCTTAAAATTTGCGATATTGTAGATGGTGATGTAAGTGCCGAAGTTATAGGAATTACTTATGACGAAATGGTTAAAGAAGGAGAGGAATTGGCAGCACTGCATCCTCAGATTGTGGTAAAAGTTCCCATCATCAAAGACGGTATCAAAGCCATTAAATATTTTTCCCAAAAAGGAATCCGAACCAATTGTACCTTGATTTTTTCTTCAGGACAGGCTCTTCTGGCTGCAAAAGCCGGAGCAACGTATGTTTCGCCTTTTTTAGGCAGGCTGGATGATGTTTCTACAGATGGCTTAAATTTAATTGAAGAAATCAGAACCATTTATGATAATTACGGTTTTGAAACACAGATACTAGCAGCTTCTGTAAGACACAGTATGCACATTATCAATTGTGCAAAAATAGGTGCTGATGTTGTTACCTGTCCTTTGCCTCCCATTTTGTCATTGCTGAAACATCCTTTAACAGACAGTGGGTTGGATCAGTTTATCAAAGATTCAAAAAAAATGAAATAA
- a CDS encoding transketolase: MQHDLLKLKNIASQVRRDIVRMVHACQSGHPGGSLGCADFLVALYFDVMKRNEGFNMSGKGEDVFYLSNGHISPVFYSVLAHAGYFDKSELATFRKLNSRLQGHPTTHEHLPGVRVASGSLGQGLSVAIGHAVGKKLNKDENLVFTLHGDGELQEGQNWEAIMYASHNKVDNLIATVDYNGQQIDGPTSKVLSLGNLKSKFEAFDWNVLEVENGNDMEEILIALDEARSLTGKGQPICILLKTGMGYGVDYMMGSHAWHGKAPNDEQLAKALDQLEETLGDY; the protein is encoded by the coding sequence ATGCAGCACGATCTTTTAAAACTCAAAAATATCGCTTCCCAGGTGAGAAGGGATATAGTAAGAATGGTTCATGCTTGTCAATCGGGTCATCCCGGAGGTTCGCTGGGATGTGCAGACTTTTTGGTCGCTCTGTATTTTGATGTGATGAAAAGAAATGAAGGATTTAATATGAGTGGAAAAGGGGAAGATGTATTTTATCTTTCCAATGGCCATATTTCTCCGGTTTTTTATAGTGTTTTGGCACACGCAGGATATTTCGATAAATCAGAATTGGCAACTTTCAGAAAGCTAAATTCAAGATTGCAGGGACATCCTACCACACATGAGCACCTTCCCGGTGTTCGGGTAGCATCAGGCTCTCTAGGGCAAGGCTTGTCGGTAGCAATCGGCCATGCAGTGGGTAAAAAACTAAACAAAGATGAAAATTTAGTATTTACCCTTCACGGCGACGGCGAATTGCAGGAAGGACAAAACTGGGAAGCCATCATGTACGCTTCTCACAATAAGGTAGATAATCTGATTGCAACTGTAGATTATAACGGTCAACAGATTGACGGACCGACTTCAAAAGTACTTTCTTTAGGTAATCTTAAATCCAAATTTGAAGCCTTTGACTGGAATGTGCTGGAAGTAGAAAATGGAAATGATATGGAGGAAATTCTTATTGCTTTAGATGAGGCCAGATCGTTGACAGGAAAAGGCCAGCCGATTTGTATTCTCCTGAAAACAGGAATGGGTTACGGTGTAGATTATATGATGGGAAGTCACGCCTGGCATGGAAAAGCACCTAACGATGAGCAATTGGCAAAAGCATTAGATCAGCTTGAAGAAACTTTGGGGGATTATTAA